A segment of the Carya illinoinensis cultivar Pawnee chromosome 1, C.illinoinensisPawnee_v1, whole genome shotgun sequence genome:
GAAGGACCAAGGTTGTGCTGTGGGTGCACGGGCTGGAAGGTGGAAATGAAGGGATGGTAATGGTAAGGAGAGCTTTGAAGGAGGTCATAGACAAGCCAGTTTCGCCTGGGATCATGAAGATGCGATGGCGGACTCGACGATGGTAATAAATTTGTGGTCTTTGTGAGACGGGATATCATTGTAATTATGTGGAATCTATTGTACAAATTATAGATTTGACAAAATAATGATGGTTAGAATATAGGTTTAGGGACTTGGAAATATTTCTTGGTTTATCGTATACACCTTCTTTTTGTAGTATGAACAATACCTTCAATTTATGTATGAATTTGAAGTCTTGGCTAACTCAATACTCCATTGTGATAAGGTGAAACGTGCACGCCTGAGCTGCCTATAACAATCCCTGATGGCATATAGATTTCATTTACTGTGTACTATTAATTGGCATTATATCGAGCACCACAGTTACATAGAAACATTATTAAATTGATTTGGTCAAATTGTGAGAGGCAACGACTCATCAAAATGCCCTCAGCACTCAGCAGTCATTACAACTCTCAAAACTTGTTTCATAACAGATTGATTTCCACGACAGATTGTTTCTTTCAAGATATCCTCGAGTGGGTAGGTAGGTTGGAATTTTATAGGGGTTCCAAGTCTTGTTGAGAAGGTGAACTAACCAGAATTTCTCCTACACGTCCCCAACTACATCTCATCAAACATTTAGAACCCTTCAACACCCGAGTCTATAAATACCAATTAAGATTTGTATCCATTTCAACTCAAACACACATACACAGGTTCCCAATACATTTCGAGGAAGAACTCTCATCTCTAGAAATGGCTGGTTCCTGTCATGTTTTCATGTTATCTTTGATTGTCGCTCTGTCTTTGTCAAGCATTGATATGAGCTTGGCAGCTCGTCATCTTTTGGACACACCGCCGGCAGCTCCACCCCCAGCACTGACGCTGCCTACAATCCCATCTCTTCCCCAGGCTACACTGCCTCCTCTGCCCCCTGTGCCAACACTGCCTAAACCCACATTGCCCCCATTGCCTTCAAATCCAATGCCAACTCTACCAAATCCAACTATGCCAACTACGCCCAAGGTGACTCTACCTCCTCTTCCTTCCACTCCATTGCCCACCATCCCAACTACAATCCCATCGATTCCTACCATTCCAACAACGATTCCAACGATTCCAACAATTCCATTCTTCTCCCCACCACCATCAAATTGAAGTACTACTGGTAGTCCTTGAAACGCCATGGGAGCATTCGCTTTCTCCTACTGATCCAGTTTTTGGAGATTTCTGTGTCTGCCCCACTATATGAAGCGTTTCTGTATCAGTGTGTTGGAGCCTGCCTgggctccctctctctctctatatatactgCTGTTTTACGTGTTTGAATATTGAGTTGTTGTACGTGTCATATGAGAGACAttattatttagtcattttagaGTCACTCAGATTGTTATTGTCATTGATGTATTTGTCcttaaaaataagatttattattttcttatttaatgaTCGATAATGCTCTGTGTTTTATACTAACCACTAACACGCTTTTCCCATAACAAATGAAAGAGAGGTTAAGGACCGCATATATaccacaaaaatttaaaaaaatgtataatctAATCGGTGTGAGGCCATATTAACAGTCCATCCATATGAAACCAATCATGATGAAGCAAAGATATTGTAAGCAGTTCTGATTCTGAAGTTAACAACATGACAAAGATACCACTGCGATATTGCTAAAACTAGCTAccttttggaaaatgaaaataactttAAGATGATCAGGTCAAGAAGAATTCACTGGGCTTTCATCGCTTGGAAAATTAACTCATTAATGGCGAATACTCATGTATATCATGTCCATATCCCCTatcgttttgatttttttctttggtcCAAATAATTAACTGTTGTCAAAGAGAGATGTAGTAGTAACTTTTCTAGAAAGTAAGCAAGTTAATTATGATAATATCGtcggaaaaatttagttgcaagcataattatgtactaatatgtgcatcaatctaatacgattagttaaaaagtagattttattagaaatagtgctaatttaaattttaaatataaagaaatcaatATTGGGACGCAGGTTAGTGCGCGACTTTACTTATACGTAGCAAAATTTAATATCGTCACCTAATTGCTGCACTTCCGCTTGAGTACCCTAACTATtaattatgcatgcatgtatatatgtaagtgtataTAGACATACACTGGTGGATGTATAGAAAAAAGAATCATTTTATCAAAAGACTAGTGGGTTTTTAGGGCTGTAGATgaatcaattcgtccaatagTCCGCTTGATactcacttgattaaatttgaatCAAACTCAACtcgtgagaaaagaaaaagcttgCATGTGGAAGCAAATACGTGCCCAATTAATAAATCATACATACCTGACTAAACTCAATTAAGCTAAAGCTCGTTAAGGCCCATGCACTCATTTATGTCTGGCTCAACTTGTTAGTTCAACTAGATTAAAACATGTTTATACATTGATAAATGTGTGTGCATATatgtgtttgtatatatatatagtagttataaataatataagcatcacacattttataattaaatatatagtatgtaaCCTAATTACTTACTCATGCCTAgtcaaatatgtaatatttttgtatagtatgtgttgaacccaaggtttcaagtttcatgtgattataaatctacacatgaattttgataataacaaatgaattcaaataataaacgagttttaaactcaagttgttcacacaatggaatcaagcacatcaaagaatcaagcttgagcaagaagaaaacaagttcacattaaagtcatagagtaatgttgtaaatctcttaaaattcgaaattaggattaatgctcaaaattaatattttatcataaagaattaaaatacattttccacatgtgcatgaatatttttgaaaattaaatttgaaaattttgaaagatgattgattgtcatcttttacatgtgcatgccttgattaaagggttgaactttgaaaatattaaagatgattgattgtcatctttcacatgtgcatgttttatttgaatattttcaaaagtgattgatgcttttttagacttatacaaaaggtagatgattttgtttgaaaaatttgacaagtaaagtgtgctcattttgtcatatgccaaaagtaaaagattaggtttgattgtttttttaaaaagtgaatgatgttgtctttgacaattgaaaaagaagaaccttttatttgaattttttgaaaaagtgaatgatattgtatttgacatgtgaatctttttaaatttgaatatgaagtctcatatgcctataaatagatcatttgagaacttcacatttacaacaccaagagcatacaacattcattcaaaactttcattctctcttctctaagcattgagccttaatccttgttcattttgagagatatagtttgcgctgtattgttcttatttcactcattgaggagtgttttctgataacctacccactatcagcttttgtatcagaaaaatggtgtgtataacccttgtgcgtgtagaaagtattctacacggggaatagttgaatcaccacgtgtaaggtgattgcaagtgtagagggtgctctacacggatcctttgtagtggtgttgttcaaaggtgtaataggtttctatctccacctgaaggaggttgaatagtgaatttgggaatcctcaaggggtagcttgaggcgaggacgtaggcagtggggccgaacctcgttaacatactgagtttgcttctctcttaccatgactctttatatttattgttatttcataatttgtttatattttatattatatatttgatttataattgttatttttttaatacaactcaattcacccccctcttgtgttagtcatctgggcaacaattggtatcagaactaagagctctattataaaattaactatcctttgagttaagatcttatggctaacattgcagtttcatttggtgaaggtcaatctagcagtcggcctccactcttttgtggagataattattcattctggaaagttagaatgagaatatttcttcaaggtcaaggtagagaaatctggaaatgtattctAAATGGactttatattccaacaaaagtggttgatggagtaaaggtcaaaaaggaagaagaagagtttgatcgtgaagacgatagactttatactttaaatttaactgctatgaatttattatataatgctcttaatgtaaatgagtttaatagaataatgaattgcgctacggtaaaggaaatttgggataacttggaagtaacttatgaaggaacttcgcaagtcaaggaatcaaaaatttatattcttacttatgaatatgaaatgtttaagatgaatgatgatgaatctatttctagtatgcacactcgttttactaacatcataaacagcttgacagctcttggcaaagtttattccaaggtggagatagtaagaaaaattctaaactctttaccaaaacgttgggaattaAAAGTTACagtgattcttgaagctagagacctcaagaagctcgaagtcaatgaactcatcgggtcacttatcacccatgagtacacattgaaaagaggagaagaagaaggaaagccaaagaagagcttagcacttaaagctgttcctcatgaaagtgaaaatgatgaagatgaggaaaataacgataaagatgaagaagttgcgatgataacaagaagaattcagaggttcttgaagaaaaatagaactcctccgaggaaatccttcaaaaagttttccaagaaagattcaggtaaaaatgacactttaatttgttataaatgcaataaacctggtcatatcaagccagattgtcctctgctaaagaaaaatcgaaacaagggcaagaaagtaatgaaagttacatggaatgatgattcaagtagctcagatagtgaagcaagcaatgaaaaatcagcaaatctttgtcttatggctaaagatgacattgaggtaacaaattttgataatattgaaaatccttcatatgaagaattgcaaaatattttagaagaggtttatgaggaatttgaaaaattgggtatcaaatatactgctttgaaaaagaaaaatttttctttaacaaatgaaattgatattttaagaaaagaaaatatcattttgaaagatgaaaatcttgaattgaataagaagaaaaccgatttagaaaatattgttgaaaactttacgaatggaaaaagaaattttgaaaaacttcttggtagtcaaagatgtgtttttgacaaggcagacttgggatatatgccaaaacaaaaatacaaatcttataaaaatttctttgataatccttctatatcaaaaaccaataatcaaaattcttttcataaaaataattttgtcaaaaaaagatattattataatcattcaaattcttcatatatgtcacatgctatttgcaatttctgtaatagaaatggtcataatacttgtcctattagaagaaatcatacaatgactgttaggaccatatgggtacctaaaaatcttgttttttctaatactaataaataaaggacccaaagaacttgggtaccaagaaaaatcattttaattgtttttataggtatgcatgaagtcatccacaagcaaaaacaagtggtttttagatagtggatgttcaagacacatgacgggagacaagactaagttctttgatcttagatctaaagaagaaggacacgtgacatttagaGACaattcgaaagggaagatcgtgggaataggtaaaattggtaatgaatcttctatcataattgaagatgttctacttgttgaaggtttaaaacataatcttttgagcataagtcaattatgtgataaatgatttacagttactttcaaatggataaatgcattattttgaatgatcatgattgtaatatttgttatattgcttttagaaacaataatgtttatgcaatcaattttgaagaaattacctcacaagatgctatttgcttttcagcttaaaatgaaactagttggctatggcatagaagattaggtcatgccaatatggaacttatttccaaactttcaaaaaatgattttgtgagaggtttacccaaaataaattttcttaaagacaaaatttgtgatgcatgtcaatttggtaaacaaacaaaaacttcttttaaaactaagaaacatatttccactactagaccattgcaactgatacacatggatctttttggaccaaatagagttgcaagtctaggaggaaaatattatgcatttgttattgttgatgatttctctagatatacttgggttatctttcttgctcataaagatgagacacataatgcttttaccaagttatgcaagagaattcaaaatgaaaagggctatactatttcaagtatccgaagtgataggggaaaagagtttgttaataaaaatattgaaacattttgtgatgaaaacggttttgtgcataatttttctactcctcgaactcctcaacaaaatggggtagtagagaggaaaaatagatttcttcaaaagatggcaagaacaatgctcaatgagaacaatttgcctagttatttttgggccgaagcggtaagtactgcatgttatattataaatagagttatgctaaggtttaaattagataaaaccccctatgagctttggaatgagaaaaagcccaacattggttactttcatgtatttggatgcaaatgttttattttgaatgacagagataatttaagcaaatttgatgcaaaatctgatgaaggtatctttcttgagtattctactaatagtaaagcttatagagtattcaataaaaagactttgactgtacaagaatctatgcatgtagtatttaatgaatctaattcttcactcttcaagaaatctattgatgaagaaacaggaggtataaataatacggaaagtctcaatctcaacaaagagaaaacaatagaggaaattcaacatggagccatcaggaaagatcatcaaaatttaatacaagatgcaaccaaacagtgaaaatttgtgaaagatcatccagtggaacaaattttgggagaaccttcacaaggtgtaagtactcgatcatctcttagaaatatttgcaatcatactgcttttctatctcaaattgaatccaaaaatattgatgacgcacttcttgatgaatcttggattctagctatgcaagaagagttgaatcaatttgaaagaaatgatgtttggacacttgttcctaaacccaaaaatcatactattattggaagaaaatgagtttttagaaacaagaaagatgagtccggagtcattactagaaataaagctcgacttgtagcccaatgttttaatcaagaagaatgaatcgattatgatgaaacatatgcacctgtcgcaagattagaaactattcaaatgctacttgcatatgcttgttataaagatttcaaactttttcaaatggatattaaaagtgcttttttaaatggttttataaatgaagaggtatattttgagcaacctccaggttttgaaaatcatatttccccaaatcatgttttcaaactcacaaaagtactatatggacttaaataaGCTCCTAGAGCCTTAatcattgagccttaatcattgttcattttgagagatatagtttgcgctgtattgttcttatttcactcattgaggagtgttttctgataacctacccactatcagcttttgtatcagaaaaatggtgtgtataacccttgtgtgtatagaaagtattctacacggggaatagttgaatcaccacgtgtaaggtgattgcaagtgtagagggtgttctacacagatcctttgtagtggtgttgttcaaaggtgtaataggtttctatctccacccgaaggaggttgaatagtaaatttgggaatcctcaaggggtagcttgaggcgaggacgtaggcagtggggccgaacctcgttaacatactgagtttgtttctctcttacccttactctttatatttattgttatttcatattttgtttatattttatattatatatttgatttataattgttatttttttaataaaactcaattcacctcccctcttgtgttagtcatctgggcaacagtatGTAAGCAACTTTgtaagttttaatatttttattaaattataaaattaaacctGACATGGCGTgtcacatgaaaaaaaagaataaaataatatgaaaatatttttaaaattacgaatcatataaagaaataaaatcattaaaaaaaaagaaaaagtaattcAAACCTacaaattcagtttttaaaaattatatttacaaattaagAAATAAAGCAAAGTTCCTAgagttcaaaaataaaaaaatttaaaataaaaactggcCAGGTTTGAGAACACAactattatcaaatattttcagattacttcactattatttacaaactattcattactattcataaattactCACTGTATTCATTGCTATTCACATATATCTAAATTATTCGAAAGTTTGGAAAGTGAGATGGGATAAGaattttgtatataatattaagatagtttgtgaatagtaattggatagtttgagttgagtatcttttgagttttgcgaaatgagagaaaaaaattaaacaaaaaatattataaagttaaaatattgtaaaaatatagtttaagaattttatttttgtttggagatttaaaaatgttgtaattgttttttattttttatttgaaagtttaaaaaaattataatgattagtttaaaaaatttataatgattaatttaaaaattttatttttgaattatttttaaaaataagatgaaatgttaTTATACTCCATTTGGGCAACTTGTATGAACAGCAATCCAAGCATCGGTATGGGCAACGCAAGTATGGTCGGTTCCACTTTGGGTGGCTGCACAATCAACATAGCTATTTATCGAACATTTAAAATCTTATAGATTTCATATGTGGAATGCCACGTGGATGTTAGATTTTCgttaacaaaaattctatttgtaattatttttgcgtattcttttatacactttattgatgtgattagttgtgtattcaaaaaattaaaacagtcaattatatcaatagagtacataaataatatgtaaaaataactgtatgtagcattactcgttcgttaaattatttaataaaaatatgataaatgttCTTATTCACAATAATTATAAACTCCAGGGGGTATTATATGTAATTACGTCATTTGGATCAACCTTAAGGACTCTTATaacatctaaataaaataagttaaacGGGCAACAATATCATGTAGTTCTATCTACAAGTTTGACTAGTGTATTTGGGCTCCTACCTAATTCCTAACATgatgttattaattaattttttatgtaacttAACGTTTTAATCAAGTCAGATTGCatcaaaattaatcaaattGGTTTGTGACGTTACTTCTCGACGCTGCTCAAGTTATGCAGTCTTGGCCACCCAATTCAGGCGACCGTATGTGTTTTGTTGGGAATGAACCAACTTTATTCTATTCAATCACCTAAAAAAATTTGATAGGCTGCTTTATGTTCTAGGCGACTTCAACCACGTTGCAACATTAATAAGACTCAATCCCAACCCAACAAGTAATTGTCAAAACATAGGTAGGACAACTGAGCTACCTTCTCAACCCTAATACGTCTCTTTTGCTCCCAACATCGTGCAATAACTCCATAAGTCGCAACCATGTCGGTCTGTTTTCATTGAGGCTTCTCAGTGGGTGTCAAGACTCATCTTTCTGGTTTAGttagcattttttttgttttttcgtttTATAACCTACAATTTGTCTCGGTTTGGAAGGTGAGCGAACAAATGTTTCTTTCCCGGCCACTTCCTACAACTACATCTCATCAAACTCACATTATTTTAGTTCTTTTCTATTCCTCAAGATCCCTCACAATTTGGACTCTATAAATACTACCGGGTGCATGTTCTCTTCAATCAACACAACTAGCCGGCCAATACcagaagtgaaaaaaaaaaaaaaaaaaaaaaaccagctcTAAAAACATTCTTC
Coding sequences within it:
- the LOC122301647 gene encoding peroxidase-like protein 2, whose protein sequence is MAFQGLPVVLQFDGGGEKNGIVGIVGIVVGMVGIDGIVVGMVGNGVEGRGGRVTLGVVGIVGFGRVGIGFEGNGGNVGLGSVGTGGRGGSVAWGRDGIVGSVSAGGGAAGGVSKR